From a single Paenibacillus sp. FSL W8-0426 genomic region:
- a CDS encoding Clp protease N-terminal domain-containing protein, with protein MMERLKEELRELLPLEQLEEMTGEEIVGSVAMDMYRTEFATVRAGGPELPQLLRDMMLIIDLDTELTMEGISGYLENTAGLQLAETIAAMQRIGHEEDAAILDRIREMLSATGVTPDQLRANVNEQQEYDITSLQQTHGQVIGDLMQQVQEEAEKLSLLVDNEGAFERLFDYAEANKEQLKQELEQILSK; from the coding sequence TTGATGGAACGATTGAAAGAGGAATTGCGCGAGTTGCTGCCGTTGGAGCAGTTGGAAGAGATGACGGGGGAAGAGATCGTGGGCTCTGTGGCGATGGATATGTATCGCACCGAATTCGCGACCGTCAGAGCGGGAGGCCCCGAGCTTCCGCAGCTGTTGCGCGACATGATGCTCATCATCGACCTGGATACGGAACTGACGATGGAGGGCATTTCCGGTTACTTGGAGAATACGGCCGGACTGCAGCTGGCGGAGACGATTGCGGCCATGCAGCGTATTGGGCATGAAGAAGATGCGGCGATTCTGGATCGGATTCGAGAGATGCTGTCTGCGACCGGAGTGACTCCTGATCAGCTGAGAGCAAACGTTAACGAACAGCAAGAGTATGATATTACGAGTTTGCAGCAAACGCATGGTCAGGTCATCGGCGATTTAATGCAGCAAGTACAGGAGGAAGCCGAGAAGCTGAGTCTGCTGGTGGACAACGAAGGAGCGTTTGAGCGCCTGTTCGATTATGCAGAGGCGAACAAGGAGCAATTAAAACAGGAGTTGGAACAGATCTTGTCCAAATAA
- a CDS encoding sporulation protein yields MSFFKKMLASVGVGAAKVNTELDTPEVIPGGVLSGTVYIQGGDVEQNVDRIYLTINTHYIRERDDRKHKETAVVAKYLLTDRFTLQPGQRLEKHFSFDLPDNLPLTLQSAEVWVETGLDISSALDPSDRDLIRVVPTQEMGVVLDAIDMLGFRLREVTNDYAPRLGGNLPFVQEFEFVPTSKFRGYLDEIEVLFYPMGNTLELLMQIDRRARGLSGIFSEAMGTDETYVRFTLEARHLQRGPASVAQGLEEIISKHI; encoded by the coding sequence ATGTCCTTTTTTAAAAAAATGTTAGCCAGCGTAGGTGTAGGTGCCGCCAAAGTCAATACGGAATTGGATACGCCGGAAGTGATTCCGGGCGGCGTTCTCTCGGGAACCGTATACATACAAGGAGGAGATGTCGAACAAAATGTAGACCGCATCTACCTCACGATTAACACTCACTATATTCGGGAGCGCGACGATCGGAAACACAAAGAGACTGCGGTGGTCGCCAAATATTTGTTGACCGACCGTTTTACGCTTCAGCCTGGCCAACGTCTGGAAAAACATTTTTCGTTCGACCTGCCAGACAACCTGCCGCTTACGCTTCAAAGCGCGGAAGTATGGGTCGAAACCGGACTCGACATCTCCAGTGCGCTGGACCCTTCGGACCGCGATCTGATTCGGGTCGTGCCTACCCAGGAAATGGGTGTCGTGCTGGATGCCATCGATATGCTCGGATTCAGGCTGCGCGAGGTGACCAATGACTACGCACCGAGGCTTGGCGGCAATTTGCCGTTTGTGCAGGAATTCGAGTTTGTGCCGACCAGCAAATTCCGGGGCTATCTGGATGAGATCGAGGTACTGTTCTATCCAATGGGCAATACGCTCGAACTGCTGATGCAGATCGACAGACGCGCTCGCGGCCTCTCAGGCATTTTCTCGGAAGCGATGGGTACGGACGAAACTTATGTCCGCTTTACGCTGGAAGCCAGACATTTGCAGCGCGGACCTGCTTCTGTTGCGCAAGGGTTGGAAGAAATCATTTCCAAGCACATATGA
- a CDS encoding class I SAM-dependent methyltransferase — protein sequence MGMEWYDMIAKRNGGYRGRANFKIEGISAEQIYEEQLIRMLPAYDSVLDAGCGHGEFTLQMAAYAARITGFDNSKGLLAIAQRALASSGVTNVDFVYATTKTELPFEDGQFDLIYDRRGPTSILEHKRVLRKGGVVFGIHTDVSKVKERLLANQYDAMEIREFNDAWVVFSDETQFALFLSDAPGNPDYTVPEMREQLELRVRENTVDGRIAVRERKYIWRAENH from the coding sequence ATGGGCATGGAATGGTACGACATGATTGCCAAACGGAACGGAGGTTACCGGGGAAGAGCGAATTTCAAGATCGAGGGCATTTCGGCGGAACAAATCTATGAAGAACAATTGATTCGAATGCTTCCGGCCTATGATTCCGTACTGGACGCCGGTTGCGGGCACGGGGAGTTTACATTGCAAATGGCGGCTTATGCGGCCCGGATCACAGGCTTTGACAACTCGAAGGGATTGCTGGCCATCGCGCAAAGGGCACTGGCGTCCAGCGGCGTCACAAACGTGGATTTTGTCTACGCCACAACCAAAACCGAACTGCCTTTTGAAGATGGACAATTCGATCTGATCTATGACCGCAGGGGGCCGACCTCCATCCTCGAACATAAGCGGGTTCTGCGCAAGGGCGGCGTGGTCTTTGGCATTCATACGGATGTGAGCAAAGTGAAGGAACGATTGCTTGCGAACCAGTATGATGCCATGGAAATCCGGGAGTTCAATGACGCTTGGGTTGTATTTTCGGATGAAACGCAGTTTGCGTTGTTTCTATCGGATGCCCCGGGCAATCCGGACTACACCGTGCCTGAGATGAGGGAGCAGCTTGAACTGCGGGTGAGGGAAAATACGGTGGATGGCCGCATCGCGGTCAGGGAACGCAAATATATCTGGAGAGCAGAGAATCATTGA
- a CDS encoding GNAT family N-acetyltransferase, which yields MNVFRKNDITVRQLNRDDERHLVRWLSDPAVLQYYEGRDRPHDAQMVREHFYDEQDETIRCMVEYRERPIGYIQYYLLEENERHEYGYDDVDEIIYGTDQFIGEPDYWNKGIGSLLVQSMVAFLVEQKKAQRVVMDPQAWNARAIHCYEKCGFLKVKLLKAHEWHEGEMRDCWLMEYRHSSPT from the coding sequence ATGAATGTATTTCGGAAGAATGACATCACCGTGCGCCAATTGAACCGTGATGATGAGAGGCACCTCGTTCGCTGGTTGTCTGACCCGGCGGTTCTGCAGTATTACGAAGGCAGGGATCGGCCGCATGATGCACAAATGGTAAGGGAGCATTTTTACGACGAACAGGATGAAACCATCCGTTGTATGGTCGAGTATCGGGAACGCCCCATAGGATATATTCAGTACTATCTGCTTGAGGAAAACGAACGACACGAGTACGGGTATGATGATGTGGACGAAATCATTTATGGAACGGATCAATTCATTGGCGAACCGGACTATTGGAATAAGGGCATCGGCAGTTTGCTCGTGCAATCCATGGTGGCATTTTTGGTGGAACAAAAGAAAGCGCAGCGTGTCGTGATGGACCCTCAAGCGTGGAACGCGCGGGCAATCCATTGCTACGAGAAATGTGGATTCCTTAAGGTCAAGCTTCTGAAGGCCCATGAATGGCACGAGGGTGAAATGAGGGATTGCTGGCTGATGGAGTACCGTCATTCATCGCCAACATAG
- a CDS encoding YfiT family bacillithiol transferase, with translation MTQDLRYPVGTFVHTGEITPGQRRLWIQDIAELPQKAREAVSGLSEEQLNLPYREGGWTIRQVVHHMADSHMNSLIRFKLALTEETPTIRPYYEDRWAELDDSSELDIEVSLRLLESLHQRWVYLLQSLTDEDYARTFYHPGSQETTRLDYNLGVYAWHGRHHVAHITSLRRRLEI, from the coding sequence ATGACACAGGATTTGAGATATCCGGTTGGCACGTTTGTACATACGGGAGAAATTACTCCCGGGCAGCGGCGGTTGTGGATTCAGGACATCGCGGAGCTGCCTCAAAAAGCGCGTGAAGCCGTGAGCGGATTGAGCGAAGAACAGTTGAACCTGCCTTATCGTGAAGGCGGTTGGACGATTAGGCAAGTCGTGCACCACATGGCGGACAGCCACATGAACAGCTTGATCCGTTTCAAACTGGCACTCACGGAAGAGACCCCGACGATTCGTCCATATTATGAGGACCGCTGGGCTGAATTGGATGACTCCAGCGAACTGGATATTGAAGTTTCACTGCGGCTGCTTGAATCTTTGCATCAGCGCTGGGTGTATTTACTTCAATCGTTGACGGACGAGGATTATGCCAGAACGTTCTACCATCCGGGCTCGCAGGAGACCACACGTTTGGACTACAATCTCGGCGTTTACGCCTGGCACGGCCGTCACCATGTGGCGCATATCACTTCTTTGCGAAGAAGATTGGAGATATAA
- a CDS encoding GNAT family N-acetyltransferase, giving the protein MDIQIRLLNDQRDPAIISQAFRDQGWERSPEQYVRYYIEQENGDRVTLVAELDGVFAGYVNVLWHSDYPAFQASGIPEINDLNVLMRYQRQGIGTRLMDEAEAAIRERTDTAGIGVGIFSDYGKAQILYAHRGYIPDGKGIYKHDRYLKYGDEIVIDDDVILYLTKKLK; this is encoded by the coding sequence GTGGATATTCAGATCAGGTTGCTGAATGATCAACGAGATCCGGCCATCATTTCGCAGGCTTTTCGCGATCAGGGATGGGAGAGGTCGCCTGAGCAATATGTCCGCTATTATATTGAACAGGAGAACGGGGATCGCGTGACGTTGGTTGCCGAACTGGACGGCGTTTTCGCCGGATATGTCAACGTGTTGTGGCATTCCGATTATCCCGCTTTCCAAGCATCGGGGATTCCGGAGATTAACGATTTGAACGTGCTGATGCGATATCAGCGCCAAGGCATCGGCACCAGGCTGATGGACGAGGCGGAGGCGGCGATTCGTGAGCGGACGGATACGGCGGGCATCGGCGTGGGCATTTTTTCGGACTATGGAAAAGCGCAAATTCTCTACGCCCATCGGGGTTACATCCCGGACGGGAAAGGGATTTACAAGCACGACCGTTATCTGAAGTACGGGGATGAGATTGTCATTGATGATGACGTCATTTTATATCTTACGAAAAAGCTCAAGTAG
- a CDS encoding class I SAM-dependent methyltransferase, with protein MIGNVEPIDIFNLRGAMVMEKTIKSVQDVFEMLDAEFRSPEQFWEPFYADRSRPIPFFSNKPDENLVEYVTSNLLSGDKALELGCGPGRNALYLAKQGYRVDAYDLSETAIAWAKERAAAEAQLEVHFECKSAFELNPAAQYNVVYDSGCLHHLLPHQRIPYIDMIHRALVPEGMFAMTCFAPGYGGQGGPESVMNDWQVYEEKSMRGGLAYTEEKLRYILGDRFECVRFRAMQAMEPDDWRFGVPFLWTTLWKKREM; from the coding sequence TTGATCGGAAACGTTGAACCGATCGACATCTTTAATCTGAGGGGAGCCATGGTTATGGAGAAAACGATTAAAAGCGTGCAGGACGTCTTTGAAATGCTGGATGCGGAGTTTCGTTCGCCGGAGCAATTTTGGGAACCGTTTTATGCGGATCGCAGCCGCCCCATCCCTTTCTTTTCGAACAAACCGGACGAAAATCTGGTGGAGTACGTGACATCCAATCTCTTGTCTGGTGACAAGGCGTTAGAACTGGGATGTGGCCCAGGGCGAAATGCGTTGTATCTGGCCAAACAGGGGTACCGCGTGGATGCTTACGATTTGTCCGAGACAGCCATTGCTTGGGCCAAGGAACGTGCTGCTGCTGAAGCGCAGCTGGAAGTGCATTTCGAATGCAAATCCGCGTTCGAGTTGAACCCTGCAGCACAATATAACGTCGTCTATGATTCAGGCTGCCTGCATCATCTGCTTCCGCATCAACGGATACCGTATATCGACATGATCCACCGGGCATTGGTGCCGGAAGGCATGTTTGCGATGACTTGCTTTGCGCCGGGATATGGTGGACAAGGCGGGCCTGAGAGCGTGATGAACGACTGGCAGGTCTACGAGGAAAAATCGATGCGAGGCGGCCTGGCCTATACGGAAGAGAAGCTGCGATACATTCTGGGAGACAGATTCGAGTGTGTCCGTTTTCGTGCAATGCAGGCAATGGAGCCGGATGATTGGCGATTCGGAGTACCATTTCTATGGACCACGCTTTGGAAAAAGCGGGAGATGTAA
- a CDS encoding response regulator transcription factor, whose product MFKIMFIEDDESLFTEIRDRLGQWSYDVHGVNDFDKVLQQFIAIQPQLVIIDIQLPRFDGFHWCRMIRSHSKVPIIFLSSRDHPTDMVMSMQMGADDYVQKPFHFDVLIAKIQATLRRVYNYNAEQAELRAWRGATVEYVKNELACNGHTVQLTKNEMFILKQLVERKNRIVTREELIRSLWDHEHFVSDNTLTVNVNRLRKKLEPLGLDAYIETKVGQGYMATEEGEA is encoded by the coding sequence ATGTTTAAAATCATGTTCATCGAAGATGACGAATCGTTGTTCACCGAAATCAGGGACAGACTCGGACAGTGGTCTTACGACGTGCACGGCGTGAATGATTTCGACAAAGTGCTGCAACAATTCATCGCCATTCAACCGCAGCTGGTCATCATCGATATTCAGCTGCCCCGGTTCGACGGGTTCCACTGGTGCCGGATGATCCGCTCCCATTCCAAGGTGCCGATCATTTTCCTGTCCTCTCGCGATCATCCGACCGATATGGTGATGTCGATGCAGATGGGGGCTGACGATTACGTGCAGAAGCCGTTCCACTTCGACGTGTTGATCGCCAAAATTCAGGCCACGCTGCGCAGAGTGTACAACTACAATGCCGAGCAGGCCGAACTTCGCGCCTGGCGGGGAGCTACGGTCGAGTATGTGAAGAACGAGCTTGCCTGCAACGGGCATACCGTGCAATTGACCAAAAATGAAATGTTTATTCTCAAACAGCTGGTCGAGCGCAAAAACCGGATCGTCACGCGGGAGGAACTGATCCGCAGCCTGTGGGACCACGAACATTTCGTCAGCGACAACACGCTCACCGTCAACGTCAACCGTTTGCGCAAAAAGCTGGAGCCGCTCGGCCTCGATGCCTATATCGAAACAAAGGTTGGCCAGGGTTACATGGCGACGGAAGAGGGAGAAGCATGA
- a CDS encoding sensor histidine kinase, whose protein sequence is MIWRYLRERVSWLLLLLALQAVILFVAYVDSSIPLQSLLYVVVLNVVICIVFVWARYPAETRFYRRMETWDHTYDLSELGSPGSPHEQIVHDAVVAQTERYRKESTANMLLLEQEKDEMVAWIHEVKTPLTALQLMIERMPDDRLKGQMTYEWVRIHQLLDRQLHQKRIPFMHNDLFIEPTELEPIIHAEIRAIRSWCISKGIGFEVELAESHVLTDGKWLGFILRQLLSNAVKYSPSSDVVIASRAVQGHVVLTIQDRGRGIDARDLPRIFDKGYTSAQGRMEGAATGMGLYLSRQVAEALRIRLDVSSVVGEGTLVTLTFARENEMAHLSGM, encoded by the coding sequence ATGATTTGGCGTTATCTGCGCGAACGAGTAAGCTGGCTGCTGCTGCTGCTCGCATTGCAAGCGGTGATCTTGTTCGTAGCCTATGTGGATTCAAGCATTCCGCTGCAGTCCTTGCTTTACGTCGTTGTACTGAATGTCGTGATCTGCATCGTATTCGTGTGGGCAAGATATCCGGCGGAGACCCGGTTCTACCGTCGGATGGAAACATGGGATCACACCTATGATCTATCTGAACTGGGCTCCCCCGGCAGCCCGCATGAGCAGATCGTGCACGATGCCGTCGTTGCCCAGACGGAGAGATACCGGAAAGAATCGACGGCCAACATGCTGCTGCTGGAGCAGGAAAAGGATGAGATGGTGGCCTGGATCCATGAGGTGAAGACACCGCTTACCGCCCTGCAGCTTATGATTGAGCGGATGCCCGACGACAGGCTGAAAGGCCAAATGACCTACGAATGGGTACGCATCCATCAGCTGTTGGATCGGCAGCTCCATCAGAAGCGCATTCCGTTTATGCATAATGATCTGTTTATTGAACCGACGGAGCTGGAACCGATCATCCATGCCGAGATTCGCGCCATACGGTCATGGTGCATCTCCAAAGGCATCGGTTTCGAGGTGGAGTTGGCGGAATCCCACGTACTCACCGACGGGAAATGGCTGGGATTCATCCTGCGGCAGTTGCTCAGCAATGCGGTGAAGTACAGCCCGTCTTCCGACGTCGTCATTGCCAGCAGGGCCGTTCAAGGGCATGTTGTGCTGACTATTCAGGATCGGGGGCGAGGGATCGACGCCCGCGATTTGCCGCGTATTTTCGATAAGGGCTACACGTCGGCGCAAGGGCGCATGGAAGGCGCGGCAACGGGAATGGGGCTGTACCTGAGCCGACAGGTCGCCGAGGCGCTTCGCATTCGACTGGACGTGTCATCCGTGGTTGGGGAAGGCACCCTGGTCACGTTGACCTTTGCGCGGGAGAACGAGATGGCGCACCTTTCAGGCATGTGA
- a CDS encoding ABC transporter ATP-binding protein: MSILEAKRIHKVYGNKWNKQEVLRGIDLGVGKGEFVGIMGPSGSGKTTLLNVLSSIDRVSQGTIEIEGQEFTGMKEKQLAEFRKRHLGFIFQDYNLLDTLTVKENVLLPLSITDLPKQEAHRRFEQIARELGIYELKDKYPSEISGGQKQRTSAARAFVHQPSIIFADEPTGALDSKSASDLLGKLSDMNRTRQATIIMVTHDPLAASYCSRVIFIRDGQIYTQLHKGDESRQAFFNGIIQTQGVLGGVQS, encoded by the coding sequence ATGTCGATACTGGAAGCAAAGAGAATTCATAAGGTTTACGGCAACAAATGGAATAAGCAGGAGGTGCTGCGCGGTATCGATCTCGGCGTAGGCAAGGGCGAATTCGTCGGCATCATGGGACCTTCCGGCTCGGGGAAGACCACGCTCTTGAACGTGCTTTCTTCTATCGATCGCGTCAGCCAGGGCACCATCGAGATCGAAGGCCAGGAGTTTACAGGCATGAAGGAGAAACAGCTGGCCGAATTCCGCAAACGCCATTTGGGATTCATTTTTCAGGATTACAATCTGCTGGATACGTTGACGGTCAAGGAAAACGTGCTGCTGCCGCTCTCGATTACCGATCTGCCTAAACAGGAAGCCCATCGGAGGTTCGAGCAGATCGCCCGAGAGCTGGGTATCTATGAATTGAAGGACAAGTACCCGTCCGAGATTTCGGGAGGGCAGAAGCAGCGGACATCGGCCGCGCGGGCGTTCGTTCATCAGCCAAGCATCATTTTCGCGGACGAACCGACGGGGGCGCTCGACTCCAAGTCCGCTTCCGACCTGCTCGGCAAGCTGAGCGACATGAATCGGACGCGCCAGGCGACCATTATCATGGTGACGCATGATCCGCTGGCGGCGAGCTATTGCAGCAGAGTCATTTTTATCCGCGACGGGCAGATCTATACGCAGCTGCATAAGGGAGATGAGTCGCGGCAAGCGTTCTTTAACGGCATTATCCAAACGCAAGGCGTGCTGGGCGGTGTGCAGTCGTGA
- a CDS encoding ABC transporter permease: MSLNQIIFRNLRKNLKNYYLYVFALIFSVALYFSFATLQYDPSMDEVEQSTKGAAAIGASSVLLVVIVGIFLLYANTIFIKRRSKEIGLFQLIGLTKGRIFRILTAENAILYFGAMVIGVLIGFIGSKLVLMILFKILEIEAITKLYFSPLALAQTVAVFAGLYVLIMLMNYTFIRAQSILSLFKVTSTAEQRIGRMSFGQIVMGLLGIGLIAYGYVLSARMFSGEVLDMQQLMYTMLLILFSVILGTYLFYKGSVSFVFNLIRKSKQGYLSINEVLSLSSIMFRMKSNALLLTIITTVSALAIGMLSLSYIAYYSAEAQARESIPEDFSFAQAEVMESFVSSLKEKGIEVEVQHRQPIYIEIDASQVMHDSSDGEMLSSSVISDAMVGDLDVKPGEVVFMGYGNVVRQLISIEEQGPIVLHGLHQALDQQLVGTSKQGVLPTYYTKGTPVAVVDETVYAKLVQDLDPKLQKGEPTDYYGVRIIDRGKTEEAYGVFQSQKLEVPNFSQIEMRNNQRTTMGLIMFIVGFLGLTFLITSGCILYFKQMNEGEEEKDSYTILRKIGFTQGNLLGGIRFKQMFNFGIPLAVGLSHSYFAVKSGWFFFGTELVTPMVIVMIVYALLYSVFGLLSVWYYKRVIRESL, encoded by the coding sequence GTGAGTCTCAATCAGATCATTTTCCGGAATTTGCGCAAAAATTTGAAAAATTATTACCTGTACGTTTTTGCGCTGATTTTCAGCGTGGCGCTGTATTTTTCGTTTGCTACGTTGCAGTACGATCCCTCCATGGACGAAGTGGAACAATCGACAAAAGGAGCTGCCGCCATCGGCGCATCATCGGTGCTGTTGGTCGTGATCGTCGGCATTTTCCTGCTGTATGCCAACACGATTTTTATCAAGCGGCGCAGCAAGGAGATCGGGCTGTTTCAACTGATTGGCTTGACGAAAGGCCGAATTTTCCGCATTTTGACGGCAGAGAACGCGATCCTGTATTTCGGGGCCATGGTGATCGGGGTGCTGATCGGATTCATCGGCTCCAAGCTGGTGCTTATGATTCTGTTCAAAATATTGGAGATCGAGGCGATCACGAAGCTCTATTTTTCGCCGTTGGCCTTGGCGCAGACGGTTGCCGTGTTTGCCGGCCTGTATGTGCTCATCATGCTGATGAATTACACGTTCATCCGTGCTCAGAGCATTCTCTCCTTGTTCAAGGTTACGTCGACTGCGGAGCAGCGGATCGGCCGCATGTCCTTCGGTCAAATTGTGATGGGGCTGTTGGGGATTGGATTGATTGCTTACGGTTACGTGCTGTCCGCACGCATGTTCAGCGGGGAAGTGCTCGATATGCAGCAGTTGATGTACACGATGCTGCTGATTCTGTTTTCGGTCATTCTGGGAACATATCTGTTCTATAAAGGATCGGTAAGCTTTGTATTCAATCTGATTCGCAAAAGCAAACAGGGTTACCTTTCCATTAATGAGGTTCTGTCCCTGTCCTCCATCATGTTTCGCATGAAATCCAATGCGCTGCTGCTTACGATCATCACGACGGTGTCCGCACTCGCCATCGGCATGCTGTCACTGAGTTATATTGCGTATTACTCGGCCGAAGCACAGGCCAGGGAAAGCATACCGGAGGATTTTTCCTTTGCGCAGGCGGAGGTCATGGAATCGTTCGTATCGTCGTTAAAAGAGAAAGGCATTGAGGTTGAGGTGCAGCATAGGCAGCCCATATATATCGAAATTGATGCCAGTCAGGTCATGCATGATTCCTCCGACGGAGAAATGTTGTCCAGTTCCGTAATTAGCGATGCCATGGTCGGCGATCTGGACGTGAAGCCTGGCGAGGTTGTATTCATGGGGTATGGCAACGTGGTGAGACAGCTGATATCCATCGAGGAACAGGGACCGATCGTGCTGCACGGACTGCACCAGGCCCTGGATCAGCAATTGGTTGGCACGTCCAAGCAAGGCGTACTTCCAACCTATTACACCAAAGGTACGCCTGTTGCTGTCGTCGACGAGACCGTCTATGCCAAGCTGGTGCAGGATCTTGACCCGAAACTGCAGAAAGGGGAGCCGACCGATTATTATGGCGTGCGCATTATCGACCGGGGGAAAACGGAAGAGGCATATGGCGTTTTTCAATCACAGAAGCTGGAGGTGCCGAACTTCTCGCAAATCGAAATGCGGAACAATCAGCGCACCACCATGGGGTTGATCATGTTTATTGTCGGTTTCCTCGGTTTGACGTTCCTGATCACGTCAGGCTGCATCCTGTATTTCAAGCAGATGAACGAAGGCGAGGAAGAGAAGGACAGCTACACCATTTTGCGCAAAATCGGGTTCACCCAGGGCAATCTGCTTGGTGGCATTCGCTTCAAGCAAATGTTCAACTTTGGCATCCCGCTTGCGGTGGGGTTAAGTCATAGCTATTTTGCGGTCAAGTCCGGCTGGTTTTTCTTCGGCACCGAGTTGGTTACGCCAATGGTCATTGTCATGATTGTGTACGCGCTGCTGTATTCGGTCTTCGGGCTGTTATCGGTGTGGTACTATAAACGTGTCATTAGGGAATCGCTGTAG
- a CDS encoding GNAT family N-acetyltransferase, whose protein sequence is MLTIQQAELQHKSTLRNLLELYKYDFSEYDPEDVNENGLYEYMYLDHYWTEPGRHPFLFRVDDKLAGFALIRELQQAGEESVYEMAEFFVMRKYRKQGVGAQAAVQLFNRFKGTWKVAEMEENVPAQHFWRKVIAGYTCGTYDEIREEGWEGPIQQFSNLRISKSG, encoded by the coding sequence ATGTTGACCATTCAACAAGCCGAACTTCAACACAAATCAACGCTGCGCAATCTGTTGGAGCTCTACAAGTATGATTTCAGCGAATACGACCCGGAGGACGTCAATGAAAACGGATTGTATGAATATATGTATCTGGATCATTATTGGACAGAACCGGGGCGACATCCGTTCTTGTTCAGGGTAGATGACAAGCTGGCCGGATTTGCGCTCATTCGCGAACTGCAGCAAGCAGGGGAAGAGAGCGTATACGAAATGGCCGAGTTTTTCGTGATGCGGAAGTATCGAAAGCAGGGCGTGGGCGCGCAAGCAGCCGTTCAACTATTCAATCGTTTCAAGGGTACGTGGAAAGTCGCCGAAATGGAAGAAAACGTGCCTGCCCAGCATTTTTGGCGCAAAGTTATTGCCGGTTATACCTGTGGAACGTATGATGAAATTCGGGAAGAGGGCTGGGAAGGGCCGATTCAGCAATTTTCCAATCTACGGATTTCGAAGAGCGGCTGA
- a CDS encoding GNAT family N-acetyltransferase, which yields MVTIRKIEQQDLPALSQLYDELIGMPANVDQMERMFRFIAENEQYYLLGAFHEGKLAGSVMGIECMDLVGECRPFMVIENVIVSQHVRKQGVGQKLMAEIERIAKERNCGYMILVSGDQRKEAHRFYEKLGFGDEKVQGYRKHFD from the coding sequence ATGGTTACCATACGAAAAATTGAACAGCAGGATCTGCCTGCGCTCAGTCAGTTATATGATGAATTGATAGGTATGCCTGCCAATGTAGATCAGATGGAGCGTATGTTTCGTTTCATCGCGGAGAATGAGCAGTATTATTTGCTCGGCGCATTCCATGAAGGCAAGCTGGCCGGATCGGTGATGGGCATCGAATGCATGGACCTTGTGGGGGAATGCAGGCCTTTTATGGTCATTGAGAATGTGATCGTGTCGCAGCATGTGCGCAAGCAGGGGGTCGGACAGAAACTGATGGCCGAGATTGAGCGGATCGCGAAGGAGCGGAATTGTGGTTATATGATCCTGGTGTCCGGCGACCAGCGGAAGGAAGCGCATCGGTTTTACGAGAAGCTGGGCTTCGGTGACGAGAAGGTGCAGGGGTACCGGAAGCATTTTGACTGA